In Cicer arietinum cultivar CDC Frontier isolate Library 1 chromosome 1, Cicar.CDCFrontier_v2.0, whole genome shotgun sequence, one DNA window encodes the following:
- the LOC101499733 gene encoding probable glucuronoxylan glucuronosyltransferase IRX7: MLELKSPLKSKEWYVKMKLMNKHNNTRPQHDKTCFFFTYYKWVLWLSLSLYFFTSYLITNDPIPQPTSQDTLTHVSNYKSNVVFHSHFETTNTTSTHNALGVLKNLKVFIYELPSRYNKDWLFNERCKSHLFASEVAIHRALLKSEVRTFDPNEADFFFVPVYVSCNFSTVNGFPAIGHARGLISSAVELVSTEYPFWNRSRGSDHVFVASHDFGACFHTLEDKAMGDGILGILKNSIVLQTFGVVYNHPCQDVENVVIPPYISPEKVFNTLDKAPVNGRRDIWAFFRGKMEVHPKNVSGRFYSKRVRTEIWRKFNDDRRFYLQRHRFSGYQNEIARSVFCLCPLGWAPWSPRLVESVALGCVPVVIADGIRLPFSSTVNWPEISLTVAEKDVGKLDKILERVAATNLTVIQKNLWDPNTRRALLFNSEVQEGDATWQVLFSLSQKLDRSYRRNTVNSELKHDT; the protein is encoded by the exons atgttGGAATTAAAGAGCCCTCTAAAGAGCAAGGAATGGTATGTTAAAATGAAGCTCATGAACAAACACAACAACACAAGACCTCAACATGACAAAACTTGTTTTTTCTTTACATATTACAAATGGGTTCTTTGGCTTTCTCTATCTCTCTATTTCTTCACCTCTTATCTCATCACCAACGACCCAATACCTCAACCAACATCACAAGACACATTAACCCATGTCTCAAATTATAAATCCAACGTTGTTTTTCATTCCCATTTCGAAACCACCAACACCACATCAACCCATAATGCTCTAG GGGTGTTGAAAAATTTGAAGGTGTTTATATACGAGCTACCTTCAAGATACAACAAAGATTGGCTTTTCAATGAACGTTGTAAGAGCCATTTGTTTGCATCAGAAGTTGCTATTCATAGAGCATTGTTGAAAAGTGAAGTGAGAACGTTTGACCCAAATGAAGCTGATTTCTTCTTCGTTCCCGTTTATGTATCTTGCAATTTCAGCACCGTTAATGGTTTTCCGGCAATTGGTCACGCGCGGGGTCTTATTTCCTCCGCGGTGGAACTCGTCTCCACAGAATATCCATTTTGGAATCGAAGCAGAGGATCCGATCATGTCTTCGTCGCTTCTCACGATTTCGGCGCGTGTTTTCACACCCTG gaGGATAAGGCAATGGGTGATGGAATTCTTGGAATATTGAAGAATTCAATTGTGTTGCAAACGTTTGGTGTTGTGTACAATCATCCTTGTCAAGACGTTGAGAATGTGGTCATACCCCCTTACATTTCGCCGGAGAAAGTTTTTAATACGCTCGATAAAGCTCCGGTGAACGGACGGCGAGATATTTGGGCTTTCTTCCGTGGGAAAATGGAAGTACATCCCAAAAACGTCAGTGGACGTTTTTACAGCAA gcGAGTGCGAACAGAAATATGGAGAAAATTCAACGATGATAGGAGATTTTACCTACAACGGCATAGGTTTTCCGGCTACCAGAATGAAATTGCACGCTCCGTGTTTTGTCTATGTCCGTTAGGGTGGGCCCCATGGAGTCCAAGGCTCGTTGAATCTGTTGCTCTTGGATGTGTCCCCGTTGTAATTGCAGATGGCATTCGATTACCCTTTTCCTCCACCGTCAACTGGCCGGAAATATCACTCACGGTGGCAGAAAAAGATGTCGGAAAACTCGATAAAATTCTAGAGCGCGTGGCTGCTACGAACCTAACTGTCATTCAGAAGAATCTGTGGGACCCAAATACAAGGCGGGCCCTACTTTTCAATAGTGAAGTCCAAGAAGGAGATGCCACGTGGCAAGTATTATTTAGTCTGAGTCAGAAGCTTGATAGGTCCTACCGAAGAAACACAGTTAATAGCGAATTAAAACATGACACGTAA